CACTCGAGAACACGAAGACGGTCGACTCGACTCGTTCCGTTCGCCCTCTCGCTTCGGCTGGAGTTGTGTTTCGAACGCCTCGCTGCCCGGTCCGACGAGTTCCCCCGCTCGCGGTCGACGACCGATAGACTGGTGCAAACGGGGGTCACCGAAGCTGTCCTCGCTGGTCGTGTCTCCCCACACTGTCTGCGAGCGATCGCCGTCGACTGGCACGCGATAAGGGCGTTACCTCAGGGAACTGTGCGCGAGGTACAGTGAAGTGCTGGATCAGTTATCTCTGCCCTCTCGATAGCCCATTCGTCCTGCCTCGGCCGACGTCCGGAAGATTTCGTAGAGACCGACGAGAAGTCTGACTGCGAGCGCAGTCGCTCCGAGTATTCCGAGCACCTCTCCAACCGGCGGATTGCTAATCTGAGTGAACGAGGAAACGAGTGCGCCTGCGACAAGTAAGCCCAGGCCGATCCAGAACGCCTCATCGCGCTGGGAAAGTGCAGTCAGCGTGTCGGCGACCATATGGAATTGTCTGCGTGTTTACGTATAGTATTTTCGAGTAGAACCGATCTAGTTGCATATCCACTGGTCTGAAAATTCACTGCAGACGTGGATGTGAGCACCACTGTAGCAAGAGTCCTCCGATACCCTCGCTACACCTGCAGTAAAAAACGCGACGGGAAGCGTTTCGAACTGTGATCCAGTGACAGACTTGGTTCTGCAGCTCCTACTCGACTCGAAGCACGGCTTCGCTCGGTGTCAATCTGTGGGACGCAGCGATCTCGACGGCGAGCCACCAGGCACGGTCAGCCAGTTGGGGATCGGCGTCGCGGAAATCGTGCGCGAGGCGGGCGAGCGCCATCACGATCAGGAGGTCGTCCTGTGCATGTTGATCGGAAAACATCGTCGGTGTTGGCCCCGTAACCGTATATAAACCTGAGAGGTAGCTGCCGAAAACCGATTTTCGAGTGTTAAATCCGTGAAAAACGACACTAGGGCACTGTGTAGTGACTGTCGATAGGGAGAGTGGAGGACGGCATAGACCTCTGCCTACGGTATTGGTTACCGCTACACATCTGACCGAAGTATTAGTCACAACGACCATCCGTACTTTCTAGAAACGACGGACTGTCACCGACTTCGTACTCGAACACAATATGATAACAGATTTCCTCGCTTTCCATACCATCACGACCAATCAAATCACCACTTGCCGTCTGATCATCAACGACCCCGTGAATTGCAAGTGGGTCGTATCCGTCGGGGACATCTCGTTTGACAGATTCGCTGGTCTCCGCATTCACTTCACGTGACTGCCAGTGATCGAGTCCTTCAGTTGTTTCCACGGCAAAATGAAATATCTGTTTGCTGTCTGTCTTATTTACTAACTCTACCTCTAGCTGGTTGATTGTGACTTTGTCGCCTGTCAATCGGGTACATCCAGAAAGAAATGATACTGTGGTGCTACTTCCAATCAGGAACTGGCGACGAGTCGAATCCATTATCGGATTTTGGAGAGGCGACATAATATGTATTATCAAGAAGAGTGATTGTTTGATATGTATTTAACCTGTACTTATCGAATCGGAATGTCCACGTAGGGGGTACGAGACCGTTCTATGACACCCACAGAGTGAGCAAAATTATTCACCCAGGATTGACAAGTGGATAGATAATGGTCGAGCTGCCCTCCATGTCCACTACACTCACCGGAAGTGTTTCTCGACGAGAATTACTCGCTGTGATGGGATCGATAGTCCCGGTCACCATATCGGGATGTAGTGATTTCGCGTTCTCCAACGGCACAGAAGGAGAAGGTGATACAATCGAGATCATGGTCGAAAACCAGACGGACGAGCGCGCAGCGATCGGCGTTCGAGTAGAGAACGACGACGGAGAGATGCTGTTTAGTCGGGTATACGAACTCGAGCCCGGGCATCTCGATTCAGCTGCTGGTATCGAAACGACTCCGTCGACGGTGACCGCGTTCACGCCAGAAGGGGCCGCTGCGACCTGGGAGTATGCACCTGGTCTGGACATCGACTGTGAGGGGGAGGATATCGGGATTACCTTACGATCGGATAATTCGATCGAGTCGTGGTACGCCTGTTGAGTGTGTTACCTCTCCTTCCTATCGAGGCACGACAAATCTCTTGCTCAGAGCGTTTCACATCCACTCATACATCGTGGCGATCGCAGTCGAGCAGCGACAGCACCAGCGGTTGCGATAGGATAGCCGATAGCCCGGAACAGGACTATCGTTCCGGGCTCGCGCCACCTTCGACGAGAGACATTCCAAACTCGGAAAGCCGATATCGGTAGGCAGCAGTACGGAAGATGACTCGCCCATAGTCATCGCCCCTGTCGATGTCCTCACTCTCTTCGATCGCGTCGACAGCTCGGTTCAGTTTCGTCAGTCGATCACCTTCGCGGAGATAGGACGCAACGTCGTCCGAGGGGACCTCAAATTCGTCGGCCAGGATGGATCGAATCGTTCGACCAGCGCCATCCGCAATGACTACCCGATCCCCAGGTTGGCCGTCATCCATCGGTACGATCCGATCGTCCATGTGGGCGACCATGTTGTCGATGAGACGCTCGATTTCCTCGTCGACCGTCTCCTCTGCCTCGCCGTTGATGATCTGATCCCGACGTTCGCTGATCACGTACGTCGACGGACCGGGTGGCTGGAATTCCTCGAGGATGTCGAGATCGACGAGGTGGTTCAGCACCGTCCGCGACGAGTACTCGAATGCCAGGCGTTCCGCGATCTCGTTTCGAGTCAAACCCTCGTGATCGGGGCCAATCCCGTTCTCATACAGCGCAGTGGCAACGGAAATCTGGTCAGCAACACTGTGGGTGTTCGCCTTCCGATCTCGAATGTAGGCCGCGAGAGCGTCACTACCAGTTAGCTCCTCGTCTTCACTGTCGTCTCCTGGGCGAGGAGCCTGTGCGTATTTCTCGATCTCGTCTGTCGTTTCCAGCATCTCGTACATATCCTGCAGCGTGCCCTCGGCCCCAAGCAATCCCATCTCCTCGAACAGGTCGCGACCGATGTCGGTGAGGCCATAGAAGCGCCACGGCAGGTCGCGCTTGCGTTCTTCCTTCGGAAGCGTACGCTCCTCTACGATGTCGTGCTCGATCAGCACCTCGAGATGTTCGCGGATGGTGCTTTTGCTTTTGCTCGGGTTCACGTAGTCGAGTTCTTTGAGCGTGGGAAGCTGCGTCGGATGAGAGAAAATGTTCTGGATCAGGACAAACCGCGTTTCCTGGGTAACAACGTTGAGGCGCTGTCGCTGGTTTTCTACCGTACTGTCGATTGCATCGGTCGTATCGGGCTGATCCCGATGCGTCGTGTTGTGTGCCATTGTTGGGGTGGACAGCTACAGTCGAGTGGGTACCTGCTGTACGATCACTACGTGATCGTCATCCCCTCCGTGGTGTCGGACGGGATCGACGGAATACCGGTCTGGAACGGGAAATCCAACCGGCATCAGTCGATGCTGGTTGTATTGGGTGTGTTCACGCTAGCGTATAGTCGCCGACGCTATAAATTCAAGCCACTTGCCAACGACTCACACTACATCCTCAGTGTCCGTGAACACGACCAGAGCGGGGCACTCATCGAACACGGACTCTTGATCGAATCGCGATCGTATCTGAAACCGTAACCGAGGAGCACGTCCGGGACACCCAGGACGAACTCGAGCAGACCCAGACCGAGAATCCCTCGAGTGAGATCGAACTCACCGACGGAACCACGCCGACAACGGCTGGCCAACCTAACCACACCGGGTGGGAATGAAAGGGGCGACGGGCTCGAGGTGCGAGACGAAGTCAAGCACCGCAGCGAAGCGAGGAGCGTGGTTCGAAAGGCGCTTCGCGCCTTTCGTCATCACGAGAGAGCTTCTCTCTCTCGAACGACAGCGAGTCGCAGCCCTCGAGCACGTCGGGGCTTTCTGGGTAGTTGTAGTCGAATCGAGCAGTCCGAAATCGATCTACTCGTCGACCTCGAGTTCGCTCACGTCGAGATCGCCCTCGAGGTACGTCTGACCTGTTTCTGTGAGTTCGTAGAGGCCGGTTTCTACTTTTGTCAGCAACCCAGCTTCGGTGAGTATCTTGCACCGTTTGCTCACGTAGTGGCGATCGTATTCGATGTCCGCTGCAAGAACCTTCGGAGAGACCAAAATTGGATGCTCGTCGAAAAAGAGCATGATCTCGTAATCGACTGGTGCCATCCAGGGAACCCGCTCTACCATCTATTCCCAACCTCCTGCTAGCAGAACGAACTCGAGCCCGGGCATCTCGATTCAGCTGCTGGTATCGAAACGACTCCTTCCCGCACCAAGCACCGACAGATCGCGTCGTCCCTCGGTCGACTCGAGGTCAACACCAGCGCCGTCATCGAGGATGAGCGATCGTTCAGGCGAGATACTGACCAACACACGGGACGACCCAGAAATGTCGATGTCATTTGAACAGTTTCGCGAATCGCGTCTGTGAGATCCGCCATCTGGTCTTCGATGAGGTACGTCGCGACCCGCTCGTCAGCCGTCATCGCCACGGTCTCGTCAGTCGATGGCTGACTGGCCGACCTCGAGTCAGTCTCTTCGTTCGTCGCGAACTCCGAGAGCGTTGGATGGCCTGTCATGGTGTCCACCCATGTGATACCACAGAAATCGCACCGGACTGTCGGATACTCTCAAACGCAAAGCGACCTGCGGAAGTGTTATTACGAATTACGCATAACTCATAATATGATGTCTCAATCTACGACACCGGGTGGGACGCCACCGATTCAGCAACTTCGGACGCTCGTTGACCTTTTAGAGAATCCGACGCTCGCTCGAATCTATACTCATGTGTTGCGAACTGAAGATCCGACTGTCGAGGATCTCATCTCTGAACTCGATATCCCACAAGGGACTGCCTATGATTATGTCGGTCGACTCGAGGAGGCGGGTTTGATAACAAAGGTGCGTAAAGAGCGACCGTACGAATTTGCAGCGGAGCCACTTTCAATCACGCTCACGACAGACGGTGAAGAACGAACGATCACAGCCGAACTCGTTGACGCAGTCGGTCGTCGTGAGGCAGACAAAGATATTGATGTTTATCTTGATCGTCACGGGATCGATGGCCTTGCGACGGCTCTCGAGTATGCTCGTGAGTATGTCGACGGAACGGTCAACCATCGAATTATGGCCCGCGAAGTTGACATCTCTCCGCTGGAAGCTGAAATCATCTTGCAGGCACTCGAATCGGTTGTTCTTGAATACCGTGACGAATGAAGATCGAATATATCGCAGACACTGGTGTTTTCGTCCGGTGTGGTGGCCCAGACGCTGACAAATATCAGCGATTGCGCCGTGCAGTCCGACAGGCAGATGTCGAACTGCTCATTCCTCGACGAGTGCATCTCGAATTAGGTGGGAAGCCGAACGATGTGTCTTATTCCTCGAGCCAGATTCCATGGCAAGAAGGTATCGAGGAAGGATGGATTCTCGTAGCTGAAGAACTCGAGTAGTAGTTGGATAGCGATTTGCCGTCAGACCGATTTCGTAGCAGTCTCATGAATGGTCTCTCAATGGTGAATCAAGTGTGTCGCTGGGGGTTAGCGGATCGCTGGAATCGATAGATTCCACGATCCGCACCGAGAACAGTACGCATCTCCGCCAGCAACTCGTCGTCAAAGAGCTTGAGAACCGACTTCTTCGTCGTCAGATCACTGCAAAACAACAGCAGATCGAACAACTTGAGGCTCGCCTCAAGCGGTACGAAAACCCAAACACACCTCCCAGTAAGCAGGGTGGCGTGGCTGGATCACCTGGCAACGATGACAGCGACGAGGAAGAGAACGAAGACCAAGGGGACGACGCTGGCGGCGACGCTGACGCCGCCAGCGGCTCCTCTCCAGGACGTGACGAAGGTCACGAAGGAACAACTCGACCGCCTCCGGAACCAGAGGAGACTATTCGAGTCGATCAGGGATATTGCCCAGACTGTGAGCAAATCCTCTCTAACCCGGACAGCTACATCTCACGGACGATTATCGACATACCTCTCCCTATTCCAACCACTGTCGTCGAGTACGAACTCGGCAAACACCGCTGTTCCTGTGGAAACGAAGTCGTTGCTGAACATCCAGACTGCCCGGAAACCGGGCGGTTTGGGCCAAATATCATGGCCCAAACCGCCCTCGGTAGGTTCCATCAGCGACTTCCAAACCGTAAACAGGCGGAGCTGTTTGACTGGGAACTCGATACACCCATCTCTCATCGGACGATCTACAACCTGACCAAGCGGGTCGCAGACCGGCTGCGACCCGCGTATGACGATGTCAAAGCCCGTATTCAGGAAAGTGACGTCGTCTACTGCGATGAAACGGGATTTCCTGTTGACGGAGAGCAACACTGGGCGTGGACGTTCGTTACTGACGAAGAAGTGCTGTTCTGGGTTGATGAGAGTCGTGGAAGTCAGGTGTTAGAGGACGTCCTCGGCGAGGACTTCGCCGAGGACTCAACGCTCAGCTGTGACGGTTGGTCAGCGTATCCGAGCTATCACACGAAGCTCCAGCGGTGCTGGGCACATCTGTTGCGGGAGGCGGAGTACGTTGCTGAACGGTACGAGGAAGCAGAGAGGTTGTCTGAGGAGTTACACGCTCTCCATGACGATTTAACGGCGTTCGACGAGGAGGATCCGTCCGCCTCCGCCCGCGAGCAAAAGCGGGCGGAGGCGTCGTTACATCTGGAAGGCCTGATCAGGGAAGACTACGAGGCACAGGAGGTCAAGAAGCTGATCGAGAAGATCAGGAACGGGTTAGGGCACTGGCTGACGTTCGTTACAGAGCCAGACGTCGATTCGACGAATAATCGCGCAGAGCGCGCTCTGCGCGAGCAAGTTGTGCTGCGGAAGATGTTCCGGACCCTCCGCTCAGCCGAAGGGGTCCAGATTCACGAGACGATTACGACCATGTTAGCCACGTGGAAACGACGAGGACTTGATCCGCCTGAACAGCTCCAGTCCATCCTCGGTGGGCAAGAACTCAGATTAGGATGAGAGGCATCACTGGCCGGTGAATCCTGGTCACGCTATCCAACTACCTCGAGTACGCGAATCCACTCGTTTCTGGAATTATGGACGCTTCCAGACGGTTTATCGCGAATGAGACAAATCGGCCCGAAGACAGTATTGAAAAAACGGATACAGCGCTTGTTGGTCTTGCGGTTCAACTTCTTGATAACGGTGAGGCTGAGAAGGTGATATTGTTGACGACAGACAAGCCTGCTGGACGAGCCGCAGAAACCTTGCTTCCTGAATACGGTTTCCCAGATCAGATTGAGTTCTGGTATGCAAGTGAATCGTATCTAGAACAGATGACTGCAGCCGATTTTCTTGACAACTAATCTACTGTTGACTTACAAATCGAGCGCCAGATCTGTTCCTCCGATGCGGAGCCGTCGCTCCCTGAGATGGCTATCGCTGGACGCGGGCTGATCAAGCCCGCGTCCAGATTCTCATACACTGCGGGAATCCCGACGCCGTTGGTCGGTGCCTCCCATTTCCGCAGCAGTGCTTTGTCGAGAGCATGGTCGATCCACTCCCGGAATACTTCGAAGCGGAACCAAACTGGGAGTGCTCGCCCGCCGCGGCGCGGCGTGGCGAGCACGCCCTACCGGACGATCAACCACAAGTTCCGCAACAGGAAGCTCACAAGCACAAACAACAACCGAACGACTGGATCGGTTGTACTCGTACACGCATGTGCCTCTCTCATCGTTCGGAAGGCTGTCTCGATCGCTGCCCGTTTCTGGTAGAGAGCTTCGACTTCCTTCGGCGTGCGATGTACGTACTGACTGGCGATAGAGAATGAGCAAAAATATTCACCCATGATTGACAAATGGATAGATAATGGTCGAGCCGCCCCCCATGCCCACTGTGTTCACCGAAAGCATTTCTCGACGAGGATGGCTTGCTTTTATGGGATCGATAGTCCCGATTACCATATCGGGATGTAGTGATTTCGCGTTCTCCAACGGCACAGAGGGCGAAGGAGATACGATCGAGATCATGGTCGAAAATCGGACGGACGAGCGCGCAACGATCGGCGTTCGAGTAGAGGACGACGACGGAGAGACGTTGTTTAGTCGGGTATACGAACTCGAGCCCGGGCATCTCGATTCAGCTGCTGGTATCGAAACGACTCCGTCGACGGTGACCGCGTTCACGCCAGAAGGGGCCGCTGCGACCTGGGAGTATGCACCTGATCTGGACATCGACTGTGAGGGAGAGGATATCGGGATCACCTTACGATCGGATAATTCGATCGAGTCGTGGTACGCCTGTTGAGTGCACTCCCCGTCCTTCTCATCGAGGCGCTCTCATCCCAGGATTTCGCCGGATCTACACCGGAATGCATCGTGGTGATCACATTCGAGGAGCGACAGCACCAGCGAACAAACTCGAGTACTACCCTGGTCAAATGAAAAGGTGAACACAGTGCGGGCAATATTCCGTCACCAGACGAGATAGATTACTGGCTCTATTGAAATACTTAATCGATGATAGTTTTTCGGAGCCGTGCTGCATACAGAGCATAAGTTCAGCACGGCAGCTTCGCTTGTTTCATTCTGAATCTAATGAATTATTCGAGCAGTATACTTGTAAATCGATCAATCTCTAACTCGCGGAAAGAATTTTTATTCAGTGAACCATTTGTTAGATATGGTCATTTCAACGACGTCAGTATGGGACGAAATTGCGAACGAAGTTGCAGACGGGTTGGTAATCGAGTACGAAGATGCAACTGTGTACGGCGATTTTGAACAGGAACAGGTTCTTCACCAGGGTAAAGTTCGTATTCTCCCAAATAGTTGGGTTGCTTTACCAACTGGCCGTCTGCTTTCGCCAGAAGCGGTACATCATATCGACCCGTAGGACTCTGTACTGATCGATCTCCCTCATCGCAGATCAGTTCTCAATCCGTGTCACATTCGCGCGCTGTATTCAGCAGACTCTGACCGAAATCCTGAGGCGCTGTCAAGAGCGGCGTGCGAGATAGAGGACGAGTTTAGCACGACGGCTTCGTTTGTTTCGCGTCGAAACCGGTGAACCATCTGCTCACTTCATGTGCGAATTGATCAAAGGTTATTTCGTATCAAACTCTAAGATATCAATATGGAAACTGTGCTCTCTGTTATCGCTATATTGTTCGTCATCGGGGTAATTTACTCATTAGTACGATTATTTTGGGATGACGAGATGCCCAATTGGATTGGCTGAGATGCTATGTGAAGAATCTCTACTGACCGTTCACCACCCTTCGTAGATCGACCTTCGACTCGTGCCGCAGTCGCGCCTTGTATCTTCCAGAGACTCGACTAACTACCGAACTGTTGTCAGAAACGGCGTGCAAGATATAGAGTGTAGTCAGCAGTCGACCTGAGCCATGGACAAGCTTCTTTACCACTTCGTTTTAAGTACAAGATACTCTAATGCTCGATTTCGTCCGGTCAAGCCCTCTTTTTAGCATTCGGCGGTTGGCTTTCGGTATAGTCCTCACCGTCTTCATCGTGGCTACTGATGTACTCTTTATCCATCTCCAAGACATCCAAACGACCGCTGACTTCGTCTCCAAGGTCGCGATTCACACGCTCGGAGCCTATGGTGCGTTTACGATCATGGCCTTGTTTAACCAGCCCAGCGCTAGCCAGTAGTTGACCGACTCGCGCCCTGTATTCAGCACGCTGTTTATGTCAACTGCTAAGGGTTTCAATAGAGCCTCGATTTGGATTTGGATGGCTCTGTTGAAATCCTATTCTTCATGCACAATGTAGAATGAAACAGTCGATAGATGGGAACTGCGTAGTTTCCATCTCTCTGTCATGAGATGTGGACAATCTTCACCGAAAGTACTTGTATAGACGGGGGAAAACATGTTTCTATGCCTGCATTCGGTGTTGGAACCCCGATATTCCTCGTCGTACAAGCTCTCATCTCGTGGTTCGTCTATTCTGAGGCGAAAAAGTATGGCTCGCGCTCCCCGGTAGTCGTAGGAGCATCTGTATTCGTTCTAGGAGTGGGGCTTGCATTCGTTTTCAGTACTGTCATCGAGTTAGTCGTAGTCGAACTTCTCGTCATCCTCATCTATCTTCTCGGAGTACACGCTGCAAAACGGCGTTCTGCATCCGCTTGAGCTATTCTATGATACTTTCATCCTGCATTGACCGCTCAGAGTGATCGGTCGATATTATGAACGAGACAGGCGATGGTGAGCTCACGAAATTGTTTCCACCAGCGTCGTGAGCGGACGAACGCACCGTACTTTCGCTTGAGTGTTGAGTTGACAGTCTCGGATTGACTCCGCTGTCCGTAGAGATCAGTGTCTAAGCGTGCGTTCCATGCCTTGTGGAGCGATGTGAACTCACGATGCTTGATCAGTGGACGAACCTCGTATTGACGGGCAAGCCGTCTGATTTTCTGGTCGTCGTAGCCTTTTTCACCGAGCAGGATGTCGATAGTCTCGGGGTTGCGTTTGATCAACGACGGCGCGATCTGGCTATCGTGTTTTCGTGTCGTCGTCACGTGTAAATCAAGGATGGCGTTCACTTTGGAATCGACTAGCAGTGTTACTTTGAGTTGCTGAATCGTGAGTTTGGCTCGTTTCGTGTAGTGGTTTGAGGCGTGGCTGCGGTCGAATCCCGAAGCATCAATCCCCCCAATGCCGTTGGTCGGGAGCAGTGAAACAGAGAGATTGAGCAGCACTCGCCAGACAGCCATATCGAGTCTATCGAACGCTTTGCACAGTGTTGATGGGGCAGGCAGTTCAGTGAGATTAATCGCGTTCCGAATACGGGGCATTTCGATGAGTTCGTCGAGGAGTGTTCGATACGTTGTATCCTTTCGAACTTTGAGACAGAGGAGAACGATGTGCTGATGGAGCGTATAGCGTTTTTTCGAGAACTTCGAGGAGTATCGAGCTACGGCACGTTGCGCTAACTGAAATGCTTCCTCAACAAATCGGAGCAACCGAGACTTTGGGAGGGTCTGCATCTACTCAAACTACCGACTGAACCTGTAACTCACTAAGGATTTCAACAGAGCCATTTGGATGGAAGATGAAATAATAGTCACAACAAATATGGGTGTTGGCTAAAATTGCCTTACCAATGGTTGGCGCTGCAATACAACGATTTTCGATACTCTTGCTACTGTTCGGTGGATTTCTTGATGTCTATGCGGCAATAGAATTCCCGAGTGGATTACCCGCACTTGGGAGGGGAATCATGCTTCTCGCGTTAGTCCTCGGGATCGTGGGATTATCCATCGAATTGTCGTCGAACCTGGGTGAGACGTAACCTACGTCACCGTCTCTCGAGGGGTTATCGAATAGACACCCACAGAGGTTCTCGTGATCGCATTCGAACAGCGACGGCGCTACAGGACTAAC
Above is a genomic segment from Natribaculum luteum containing:
- a CDS encoding MarR family transcriptional regulator, with the translated sequence MVERVPWMAPVDYEIMLFFDEHPILVSPKVLAADIEYDRHYVSKRCKILTEAGLLTKVETGLYELTETGQTYLEGDLDVSELEVDE
- a CDS encoding winged helix-turn-helix domain-containing protein; the encoded protein is MSQSTTPGGTPPIQQLRTLVDLLENPTLARIYTHVLRTEDPTVEDLISELDIPQGTAYDYVGRLEEAGLITKVRKERPYEFAAEPLSITLTTDGEERTITAELVDAVGRREADKDIDVYLDRHGIDGLATALEYAREYVDGTVNHRIMAREVDISPLEAEIILQALESVVLEYRDE
- the tnpC gene encoding IS66 family transposase; this encodes MSLGVSGSLESIDSTIRTENSTHLRQQLVVKELENRLLRRQITAKQQQIEQLEARLKRYENPNTPPSKQGGVAGSPGNDDSDEEENEDQGDDAGGDADAASGSSPGRDEGHEGTTRPPPEPEETIRVDQGYCPDCEQILSNPDSYISRTIIDIPLPIPTTVVEYELGKHRCSCGNEVVAEHPDCPETGRFGPNIMAQTALGRFHQRLPNRKQAELFDWELDTPISHRTIYNLTKRVADRLRPAYDDVKARIQESDVVYCDETGFPVDGEQHWAWTFVTDEEVLFWVDESRGSQVLEDVLGEDFAEDSTLSCDGWSAYPSYHTKLQRCWAHLLREAEYVAERYEEAERLSEELHALHDDLTAFDEEDPSASAREQKRAEASLHLEGLIREDYEAQEVKKLIEKIRNGLGHWLTFVTEPDVDSTNNRAERALREQVVLRKMFRTLRSAEGVQIHETITTMLATWKRRGLDPPEQLQSILGGQELRLG
- a CDS encoding sporulation control protein → MPAFGVGTPIFLVVQALISWFVYSEAKKYGSRSPVVVGASVFVLGVGLAFVFSTVIELVVVELLVILIYLLGVHAAKRRSASA
- a CDS encoding IS5 family transposase, whose amino-acid sequence is MQTLPKSRLLRFVEEAFQLAQRAVARYSSKFSKKRYTLHQHIVLLCLKVRKDTTYRTLLDELIEMPRIRNAINLTELPAPSTLCKAFDRLDMAVWRVLLNLSVSLLPTNGIGGIDASGFDRSHASNHYTKRAKLTIQQLKVTLLVDSKVNAILDLHVTTTRKHDSQIAPSLIKRNPETIDILLGEKGYDDQKIRRLARQYEVRPLIKHREFTSLHKAWNARLDTDLYGQRSQSETVNSTLKRKYGAFVRSRRWWKQFRELTIACLVHNIDRSL